The following are encoded together in the Geobacter sulfurreducens PCA genome:
- a CDS encoding ATP-binding cassette domain-containing protein, whose protein sequence is MRPQGHETVIFGENSLATPIEAPVLARLLLKIGLPVASGELEQACLTSQPEGVDVKPAERISRILLAVKQKNVKVAQLRWERLDRRHLPVLVLCNGRWQLAEQGEGETITLTAADGTSAHLNANDLTDTIVLWLKAERVEASAVELLQSNASRLLLAELLKEKRWLVEVFVATIIINLLAVATSLFSMQVYDRVVPTFAYSTLTAMVVGMGIMVLFDWVLKYLRARILDDVAKRVDMALSQKLFEHVVDLRLDRRPRSLGSLAAQMNGLETVRNFFSSTIVFALTDLPFGLMFIAIVASIGGQVSLVYITLVPVSLLLGWLAQRKLRLLARLEIQRGHERHGLLVDTLQGAETIQSSGSAWRFADTWRGITATMAGYSLKSKLISSLTTTTAATLGTVGYVGAIVVGVIQIEEGHLTTGGLIACTILGGKILGPLAQSVGILVQWQHVREAIEMVNRLLAMETSRPADKSLLVPDNLPDRLELDGVRFSYPATPVVRLQLGSLQFAAGDRVVLMGPNGCGKSTLLKVAAGLYKAGEGQVRLGGADIWELDPQVLMERVGYLPQDVHLFKGTLRSNIALAGGVGDSRLLEVVELLGIDKLAADNPRSMELEISEGGQGLSGGQRQLTALARIFMAQPRVWLLDEPTAALDMESEERVFKAIQNWTRPTDIILIATHRPRLLALANRLIVMRRGQIVADGAPNDVIQAMQAGPKTPHHSGAVHE, encoded by the coding sequence ATGAGGCCCCAAGGGCACGAGACTGTTATTTTCGGCGAAAACAGCCTGGCAACGCCGATCGAGGCCCCTGTCCTCGCTCGCCTGCTGCTGAAGATCGGACTGCCGGTTGCTTCCGGCGAACTGGAGCAGGCATGCCTGACGAGCCAGCCCGAGGGGGTCGATGTCAAGCCGGCCGAGCGGATTTCGCGCATCCTGCTGGCGGTGAAACAGAAGAACGTGAAGGTGGCGCAGCTTCGCTGGGAACGCCTCGATCGCCGTCATCTCCCCGTCCTGGTTCTCTGCAACGGCCGCTGGCAGCTGGCCGAGCAGGGCGAAGGCGAAACCATCACCCTGACCGCGGCCGACGGAACCTCCGCGCACCTCAACGCCAATGATTTGACCGACACCATCGTCCTCTGGCTCAAGGCGGAACGGGTTGAAGCCTCTGCCGTCGAGCTCCTCCAGAGCAACGCCTCCCGCTTGCTTTTGGCAGAGCTGCTCAAGGAGAAGCGTTGGCTCGTCGAGGTATTCGTCGCAACAATCATCATCAACCTGCTCGCGGTTGCCACTTCCCTCTTTTCGATGCAGGTCTACGACCGTGTTGTTCCGACGTTCGCCTACTCGACCCTGACCGCCATGGTGGTCGGCATGGGGATCATGGTCCTGTTCGACTGGGTGCTCAAGTATCTACGGGCGAGAATCCTTGACGACGTGGCGAAGCGGGTCGACATGGCACTGTCTCAGAAGCTGTTCGAGCATGTGGTGGATCTTCGACTCGACCGGCGCCCGCGCAGCCTCGGCTCCCTCGCCGCCCAGATGAACGGCCTGGAGACAGTACGAAACTTCTTCTCCTCCACCATCGTCTTTGCCTTGACTGACCTTCCCTTCGGCCTGATGTTCATTGCGATCGTGGCCAGCATCGGTGGCCAGGTCAGCTTGGTCTACATCACGCTCGTGCCGGTGTCCCTCCTCCTCGGCTGGCTGGCCCAAAGGAAGCTACGGCTGCTGGCCCGGCTTGAGATCCAGCGCGGGCACGAGCGGCACGGCCTCCTCGTCGACACCCTCCAGGGCGCAGAGACGATCCAGTCCAGCGGTAGCGCATGGAGGTTCGCGGACACCTGGCGCGGCATCACCGCCACGATGGCCGGCTATTCGCTCAAGAGCAAGCTGATCTCAAGCCTGACCACGACCACTGCGGCAACCCTCGGCACGGTCGGCTACGTGGGCGCAATAGTGGTTGGCGTGATCCAGATCGAAGAGGGGCACCTGACTACCGGCGGACTGATCGCCTGCACCATCCTGGGAGGCAAGATTCTCGGCCCGTTGGCCCAGAGCGTGGGGATTCTTGTCCAATGGCAGCATGTGCGCGAGGCCATCGAAATGGTGAATCGCCTGCTCGCCATGGAAACAAGCCGTCCTGCGGACAAGAGCCTTCTGGTTCCGGACAACCTCCCCGATCGGCTGGAGCTGGACGGGGTCCGCTTTTCCTACCCAGCCACCCCCGTGGTGCGCCTCCAGTTGGGGTCGCTCCAATTCGCGGCAGGCGACCGGGTGGTACTCATGGGCCCCAACGGCTGTGGCAAGTCTACCCTGCTCAAAGTGGCGGCGGGGCTCTACAAGGCGGGCGAGGGGCAGGTGCGGCTCGGCGGCGCCGACATCTGGGAGCTTGATCCGCAGGTGTTGATGGAGCGGGTAGGATACCTTCCTCAGGATGTGCACCTCTTCAAGGGAACTCTGCGGAGCAACATCGCCCTTGCCGGAGGGGTGGGCGATTCGCGGCTGCTGGAAGTCGTAGAGCTCCTGGGCATCGACAAGCTGGCGGCCGACAATCCCCGCAGCATGGAGCTGGAAATCAGCGAGGGAGGGCAGGGACTTTCCGGGGGACAGCGTCAGCTCACGGCCCTTGCCAGGATTTTCATGGCGCAGCCGCGGGTATGGCTGCTGGACGAACCCACGGCAGCCCTTGACATGGAATCGGAAGAACGGGTTTTCAAGGCTATCCAGAACTGGACGCGGCCAACTGACATCATACTGATCGCGACCCATCGCCCGCGCCTGCTGGCCCTCGCCAACCGGCTGATCGTCATGCGCCGTGGACAGATCGTAGCCGACGGGGCTCCCAATGACGTGATCCAGGCAATGCAGGCGGGTCCCAAGACACCTCACCATTCAGGAGCAGTGCATGAATGA
- a CDS encoding TolC family protein has translation MTGDGLDVALNFAAIGHPSIKSQVAELKALGSDLKSAEYKRYPALTIQAQTMTNNQNQVVAVVQQPLWVGGRIDGGIEQADVGLRIGRAALLDVRRRVMEETSAAYATLRGALQRLKAAELNVGEHEKLKGLVSRRVEGGVASNADILLAESRLSQAIAQRIQLKGAVSRARSDLLALTQQPVAGNEPVPAHLLELPEPERMAEMIVKTSATVEQRILKVEDARITSRLAVASMMPALYAKVEQNVYVAERYGETPHETRFGVVLQGSVEGLGLSGWKKVKASDSRIDAARKEVAAAENDVRRQAEALVTDILSLRQVVRSYELLVTSTEETLASFLRQYDAGRKSWVDVLNAQREFSEARISLEQARSSLEEASLRLAARLGQLDSFTGGNE, from the coding sequence ATGACCGGGGACGGACTCGACGTGGCCCTGAACTTCGCGGCGATCGGTCATCCATCCATCAAAAGTCAGGTTGCCGAACTGAAGGCTCTCGGTTCGGACCTGAAGTCGGCCGAGTATAAGCGCTATCCGGCGCTTACCATCCAGGCCCAGACCATGACCAACAACCAGAACCAGGTCGTAGCGGTTGTGCAGCAGCCGCTGTGGGTCGGCGGACGCATTGACGGCGGGATCGAGCAGGCGGATGTGGGGCTGCGAATCGGCAGAGCTGCGCTGCTCGACGTACGGCGCCGGGTCATGGAAGAGACCTCGGCGGCCTACGCCACGCTGAGAGGGGCGCTTCAACGCCTGAAGGCGGCTGAACTCAATGTCGGCGAGCATGAAAAGCTTAAAGGGCTCGTCAGCCGGCGAGTTGAGGGAGGGGTTGCCTCCAACGCCGATATCCTGCTGGCCGAATCCCGTTTGTCTCAGGCCATTGCCCAGCGCATCCAGCTTAAAGGGGCGGTGTCCCGCGCCCGAAGCGATCTGCTGGCTCTGACCCAGCAGCCGGTAGCCGGCAACGAACCCGTCCCGGCCCATCTTCTGGAGCTGCCTGAGCCCGAGCGGATGGCGGAGATGATCGTCAAAACTTCCGCCACAGTGGAGCAGCGGATTCTCAAGGTAGAGGATGCACGGATCACGTCTCGCTTGGCTGTTGCCTCAATGATGCCGGCCCTCTATGCGAAGGTCGAGCAGAACGTCTACGTGGCCGAGAGATATGGCGAAACACCCCATGAAACCCGTTTCGGCGTGGTACTGCAGGGGAGTGTCGAGGGGCTCGGCCTTTCGGGATGGAAGAAGGTCAAAGCGTCCGACTCACGGATAGACGCGGCACGAAAAGAGGTTGCCGCAGCCGAGAACGACGTGCGGCGTCAGGCGGAGGCTCTGGTAACCGATATCCTGAGCCTCCGGCAGGTAGTTCGTAGCTACGAGCTGCTGGTCACGTCAACGGAAGAGACCCTCGCGTCATTTTTGCGACAGTACGATGCCGGCCGCAAGAGCTGGGTTGATGTCCTGAATGCCCAGCGCGAATTTTCTGAAGCAAGAATTTCTCTCGAACAGGCGCGAAGCTCCCTTGAGGAGGCCTCGCTCCGCCTGGCCGCCCGGTTGGGACAGCTTGATTCATTCACGGGAGGGAACGAATGA